In a genomic window of Streptomyces sp. NBC_01231:
- a CDS encoding LacI family transcriptional regulator, giving the protein MADVAERAGVSPSTVSRTLRGLTSVSPQVRTRVEEAARELNFAISRQASSLVTGRTGVMAVLVPTLDSWFMGAALSSLGPLLRGAGMEMTVYVVPDLAERAAFFERLPARRNADALLVFCFDLNKEETARLDDLGMPVIYISQHVEGRPSVYVDDVAGASRATRHLINLGHRRIAFAHTVNARGFSFSSRDRLLGYRQALTEAGIPLDDDLVVTTPPRDKRGTTQAVGNLLSLREPPTAIFAEQDDLAASLILSLRTVQIEVPERISVLGFDDQLMAEWLDLSTVAQSPSDMGRMAAELALELINEPEADRGRHIVLPTHLIPRGTTAPPPAPQSEREGHG; this is encoded by the coding sequence TTGGCCGACGTAGCCGAACGGGCGGGGGTCTCCCCGTCCACCGTCTCGCGCACCCTGCGCGGTCTGACATCGGTCTCCCCGCAGGTCCGCACCCGGGTCGAGGAGGCCGCCCGTGAGCTGAACTTCGCGATCTCGCGGCAGGCCTCGAGCCTGGTCACCGGCCGGACCGGCGTCATGGCGGTGCTGGTGCCCACGCTGGACTCGTGGTTCATGGGAGCGGCGCTGTCCAGCCTGGGCCCGCTGCTGCGTGGCGCGGGCATGGAGATGACCGTCTACGTGGTGCCGGATCTGGCCGAGCGGGCCGCGTTCTTCGAGCGGCTGCCGGCCCGGCGCAACGCGGACGCGCTGCTGGTGTTCTGCTTCGACCTCAACAAGGAGGAGACGGCCCGGCTGGACGACCTCGGCATGCCGGTCATCTACATCAGCCAGCACGTCGAGGGCCGCCCCAGCGTCTACGTCGACGACGTCGCCGGAGCCAGCAGGGCCACCCGCCACCTGATCAACCTCGGACACCGCCGGATCGCCTTCGCGCACACCGTCAACGCCCGTGGTTTCAGCTTCAGTTCACGCGATCGCCTGCTCGGCTACCGGCAGGCGCTCACCGAGGCGGGCATCCCTCTGGACGACGACCTGGTCGTCACCACGCCACCCCGCGACAAGCGGGGCACCACCCAGGCGGTGGGCAACCTGCTGAGCCTGCGCGAACCGCCCACAGCGATCTTCGCCGAGCAGGACGATCTGGCAGCCTCCCTCATCCTGAGCCTGCGCACCGTCCAGATCGAGGTGCCCGAACGGATCTCCGTCCTCGGCTTCGACGACCAGCTGATGGCCGAATGGCTCGACCTGTCGACGGTGGCCCAGTCCCCCTCGGACATGGGCCGCATGGCAGCCGAACTGGCGCTGGAGCTCATCAACGAACCCGAGGCGGACCGGGGTCGGCACATCGTCCTGCCCACCCATCTGATCCCACGCGGGACCACAGCCCCGCCGCCCGCCCCTCAGAGCGAACGCGAGGGCCACGGCTGA
- a CDS encoding carbohydrate ABC transporter permease has translation MTTTANMTTKAGVTTAPQWRTWLVYAGVAAVVAYCLAPFYWMLVSSLRRTSDIFDTSLLPSPVSFDNYRAVFDPSQGFGRALLNSLIVSGITTVLALLLATLTAYAMARLEFPFKRLILTLIIATSMFPVVSIVVPLLKLFTDIGWINTYQAMIVPSMSFALPLAVWNLTTFFRQMPEELEQAAMIDGCTRGQAFRKIIVPLAAPGIFTTAIITFIAAWNEFLIALSMTNRPSIQTAPVAISKFSGASQFDVPFGSQMAAGVLVTIPLVIMVLLFQRRIVAGLTAGAAK, from the coding sequence ATGACCACGACGGCGAACATGACCACCAAGGCGGGCGTGACCACCGCGCCGCAATGGCGAACCTGGCTGGTGTACGCGGGAGTTGCCGCAGTGGTGGCCTACTGCCTGGCTCCCTTCTACTGGATGCTGGTCTCCAGTCTGCGCCGCACTTCGGACATCTTCGACACCTCGCTGCTGCCCTCCCCGGTGTCGTTCGACAACTACCGGGCGGTGTTCGATCCCTCCCAGGGATTCGGCCGCGCCCTGCTCAACAGCCTGATCGTCTCCGGCATCACCACCGTCCTGGCGCTGCTGCTGGCCACGCTCACCGCCTACGCCATGGCCCGGCTGGAGTTCCCCTTCAAGCGGCTGATCCTCACCCTGATCATCGCCACCTCGATGTTCCCGGTCGTGTCGATCGTGGTCCCGCTGCTGAAGCTGTTCACGGACATCGGCTGGATCAACACCTACCAGGCGATGATCGTGCCGAGCATGTCCTTCGCCCTGCCGCTGGCGGTGTGGAATCTGACCACGTTCTTCCGGCAGATGCCCGAGGAACTGGAACAGGCCGCCATGATCGACGGCTGCACCCGCGGTCAGGCGTTCCGCAAGATCATCGTTCCGCTCGCCGCACCGGGCATCTTCACCACCGCGATCATCACCTTCATCGCCGCCTGGAACGAGTTCCTCATCGCCCTGTCGATGACCAACCGGCCCAGCATCCAGACCGCTCCGGTCGCCATCTCCAAGTTCTCCGGCGCCAGCCAGTTCGACGTCCCCTTCGGCAGCCAGATGGCAGCGGGCGTCCTGGTCACCATCCCCCTGGTGATCATGGTGCTCCTCTTCCAGCGCCGCATCGTCGCCGGACTCACCGCGGGCGCGGCAAAGTAG
- a CDS encoding sugar ABC transporter permease encodes MPTRTPPETAADRPLGPAGRAERPAGPVKPRRGLKSATAGSGRMAALLVSPTLLVLTVVVLYPTAMALRESLYGVKGLDPATGFISDTEPFVGLRNYADIFGEAGDRFWNAFWNTTFFTVVTVGLETVIGVAMALIMHKAFQGRALVRASILIPWAVPTAISGLLWRWIFNSDGIANALIGHQVLWTTEGVHAKIAVIVAEVWKTAPFIGLLVLAGLQVIGKEVYEAARMDGASPVRQFWHITLPLVKPALLVAILFRCLDALRMFDLPYLLVGAQKNSVETLSMLAQNEASNVRFGPAAAYAVLLFLYVFLVALGFVRLLGANVVGDDGATARKSQRKSRLRRVAAPGAVEVST; translated from the coding sequence GTGCCCACTCGGACCCCACCTGAGACGGCCGCCGACCGGCCGCTCGGCCCGGCAGGCCGGGCCGAGCGGCCCGCCGGGCCGGTGAAGCCCCGGCGGGGCCTGAAGTCGGCGACAGCGGGATCCGGCCGGATGGCGGCCCTGCTGGTGTCCCCGACCCTGCTGGTGCTGACCGTTGTCGTGCTCTACCCGACGGCCATGGCGCTGCGGGAGTCGCTGTACGGGGTCAAGGGACTGGACCCGGCGACCGGCTTCATCAGCGACACCGAGCCGTTCGTCGGACTGCGGAACTACGCCGACATCTTCGGCGAGGCCGGCGACCGGTTCTGGAACGCCTTCTGGAACACCACCTTCTTCACCGTCGTCACGGTGGGACTGGAGACGGTGATCGGTGTCGCCATGGCATTGATCATGCACAAGGCGTTCCAGGGCCGCGCACTCGTGCGGGCGAGCATCCTCATCCCGTGGGCCGTCCCCACGGCCATCTCCGGCCTGCTGTGGCGGTGGATCTTCAACAGCGACGGCATCGCCAACGCACTGATCGGCCACCAGGTCCTGTGGACCACCGAGGGCGTCCACGCCAAGATCGCCGTCATCGTCGCCGAGGTGTGGAAGACCGCACCGTTCATCGGACTGCTGGTCCTGGCCGGCCTCCAGGTGATCGGCAAAGAGGTCTACGAGGCGGCCCGCATGGACGGGGCGAGCCCCGTGCGCCAGTTCTGGCACATCACCCTGCCGCTGGTGAAGCCCGCGCTGCTGGTGGCGATCCTCTTCCGCTGCCTGGACGCGCTGCGGATGTTCGACCTGCCCTACCTCCTGGTCGGCGCACAGAAGAACTCGGTGGAAACCCTGTCCATGCTCGCGCAGAACGAGGCGTCCAACGTCCGCTTCGGGCCGGCCGCCGCCTACGCGGTGCTCCTCTTCCTCTACGTCTTCCTCGTCGCGCTGGGCTTCGTCCGGCTGCTGGGAGCGAACGTCGTCGGAGATGACGGCGCCACCGCACGCAAGTCCCAGCGCAAGAGCAGGCTCCGGCGCGTCGCGGCGCCCGGCGCTGTGGAGGTGTCGACATGA
- a CDS encoding ABC transporter substrate-binding protein, producing the protein MNARTTRALPCSAVLVAAGLVLTACGSSDDSSSSGEPKSPSFSGRGPITYAAAKDSSGVVQKVIDGWNKQHPKEKVTFVQLPSDVNQQRQQMIQNAETKSDAYTVLSLDAVWTSEFAAHQWIDQLPAARFPLDQMLKPVVETTKYRDHLYAVPQSSDGGLLYYRSDLLKKAGVSAAPTTWAQMQAACAKVEKLPEAKGMSCYAGQFQKYEGLTVNFSEAVNSAGGVVTDANGKPEVDTPAAKKGLDFLVDSFKDGTIPKEAITYQEEEGRQAFQSGKLIFLRNWPYMYSLAEKSKVAGKFAAAPLPGLTGAGSSTLGGHNVAVSSFAKNKATALDFIKYFTNHDSATTFLKEGSAAPPYADLYDDQALVTQYPYLPVLKKSILNAVPRPRAVQYGDVSSAVQQEAYAALNGDKSSAQALKDLQEALRKLSAQ; encoded by the coding sequence GTGAACGCCAGAACCACCAGAGCCCTTCCGTGCTCGGCCGTGCTCGTCGCCGCCGGGCTCGTCCTCACCGCCTGCGGCTCCTCCGATGACAGCAGCTCGTCGGGGGAGCCGAAGAGCCCGTCGTTCTCGGGTCGCGGCCCGATCACGTACGCGGCCGCCAAGGACAGCTCCGGCGTCGTCCAGAAGGTGATCGACGGCTGGAACAAGCAGCACCCGAAGGAGAAGGTCACCTTCGTCCAGCTGCCGTCGGACGTGAACCAGCAGCGCCAGCAGATGATCCAGAACGCCGAGACGAAGTCCGACGCCTACACGGTGCTCTCCCTGGACGCGGTGTGGACCTCGGAGTTCGCCGCCCACCAGTGGATCGACCAGCTGCCCGCCGCGCGGTTCCCGCTGGACCAGATGCTCAAGCCCGTGGTGGAGACGACCAAGTACCGCGACCATCTGTACGCGGTCCCGCAGTCCTCCGACGGCGGCCTGCTGTACTACCGCTCCGATCTGCTGAAGAAGGCCGGCGTCAGTGCCGCGCCGACGACGTGGGCGCAGATGCAGGCCGCCTGCGCCAAGGTCGAGAAGCTGCCCGAGGCCAAGGGCATGTCCTGCTACGCAGGTCAGTTCCAGAAGTACGAGGGTCTCACCGTCAACTTCTCCGAGGCCGTGAATTCCGCCGGCGGGGTCGTCACCGACGCCAACGGCAAGCCGGAGGTCGACACACCAGCGGCGAAGAAGGGCCTGGACTTCCTGGTCGACTCCTTCAAGGACGGCACCATCCCGAAGGAGGCCATCACCTACCAGGAGGAGGAAGGCCGCCAGGCGTTCCAGTCCGGCAAGCTGATCTTCCTGCGCAACTGGCCGTACATGTACTCGCTGGCCGAGAAGAGCAAGGTCGCGGGCAAGTTCGCGGCAGCGCCGCTGCCCGGCCTGACCGGAGCCGGCTCCTCCACCCTGGGCGGCCACAACGTCGCCGTGTCCTCCTTCGCCAAGAACAAGGCCACGGCGCTGGACTTCATCAAGTACTTCACCAACCACGACAGCGCGACCACGTTCCTCAAGGAGGGCTCGGCCGCCCCGCCGTACGCGGACCTGTACGACGACCAGGCGCTGGTCACGCAGTACCCGTACCTGCCGGTGCTGAAGAAGTCGATCCTCAACGCCGTGCCGCGGCCGAGGGCGGTCCAGTACGGCGACGTGTCGTCGGCGGTCCAACAGGAGGCGTACGCGGCCCTGAACGGCGACAAGTCCAGCGCACAGGCGCTGAAGGACCTGCAGGAAGCCCTGCGGAAGCTCTCGGCGCAGTGA